One segment of Thermococcus sp. AM4 DNA contains the following:
- a CDS encoding DUF2110 family protein, translating to MEEVVILEKVYGDRSGFDKLHRKLRSLLGDLEVEWKLSATTKNWVKVSLSGEDEEISANLVRDEFGEVPYSLKNIEVGKTYRGRFIDLGKVGYGAYVDIGIFKPKPKDALIPLYYLKKTFGDMPVRQMIREFGWVDNLPVEVEVTDVEFGAREVELAFSDAQLKRIKEWLSDGYDKLFITGTISEKVEEALIKTGHGRDVRRMEELGLMETLLVLKKGTQAPGIIKALGPHLKGAVFGAIKF from the coding sequence ATGGAAGAAGTGGTTATTCTTGAGAAGGTTTACGGGGACAGGAGCGGTTTTGACAAGCTCCACAGGAAGCTCCGCTCCCTTCTGGGAGATTTGGAGGTCGAGTGGAAGCTATCGGCAACGACCAAGAACTGGGTCAAGGTCAGCCTCAGCGGTGAGGACGAGGAAATCAGCGCGAACCTTGTCAGGGACGAGTTTGGCGAGGTTCCCTACAGCCTCAAGAACATCGAAGTCGGAAAGACCTACAGGGGACGCTTCATAGACCTCGGCAAAGTCGGCTACGGCGCCTACGTTGACATTGGAATCTTCAAGCCGAAGCCCAAGGACGCGCTGATTCCGCTCTACTACCTCAAGAAAACCTTCGGGGACATGCCTGTAAGGCAGATGATTCGGGAGTTCGGCTGGGTGGACAACCTGCCCGTCGAGGTCGAGGTGACGGACGTCGAGTTCGGCGCCAGGGAAGTGGAGTTAGCCTTCAGCGACGCCCAGCTGAAGAGGATTAAGGAGTGGCTGAGCGACGGTTACGACAAGCTCTTCATAACTGGGACGATAAGCGAGAAGGTTGAGGAGGCGCTCATCAAGACGGGCCACGGCAGGGACGTCAGGAGAATGGAGGAGCTCGGCTTAATGGAAACCCTACTCGTCCTCAAGAAGGGAACCCAGGCCCCGGGAATCATCAAGGCCCTCGGTCCCCACCTGAAGGGAGCAGTTTTCGGCGCAATCAAGTTTTAG
- a CDS encoding [protein ADP-ribosylglutamate] hydrolase → MEFEVVRGDITRFPAEAIVNAANKYLEHGGGVAYAIAKAAARNVREYIRISKEAMREQLGKDSFEHGEVVVTPAMRLEKYGIKYVIHTVGPYCGGRWDGDKKEKLKKAIMGALKKADELGVKTIAFPAISAGIYGCPLEEVVRTFKETVEEFSRQARSVKKVYLVLYSEGDYKRSLETLRERR, encoded by the coding sequence ATGGAGTTTGAGGTGGTAAGGGGCGATATAACCCGTTTCCCGGCGGAGGCTATTGTGAACGCCGCGAACAAATACCTTGAGCACGGCGGAGGGGTTGCCTACGCGATAGCCAAAGCGGCGGCCAGAAACGTCCGCGAGTACATCAGAATAAGCAAAGAGGCCATGAGGGAGCAACTCGGAAAGGACTCGTTCGAGCACGGCGAGGTGGTCGTTACCCCGGCGATGAGGCTTGAAAAATATGGGATCAAGTATGTCATCCACACGGTCGGCCCGTACTGCGGCGGCCGCTGGGACGGAGACAAGAAAGAGAAGCTCAAAAAGGCCATAATGGGGGCCTTAAAGAAGGCCGACGAGCTGGGCGTCAAGACTATAGCATTTCCCGCGATAAGCGCCGGGATCTACGGCTGTCCCCTTGAGGAGGTAGTTAGAACGTTCAAAGAAACCGTTGAGGAGTTTTCGAGACAAGCGAGAAGCGTGAAGAAGGTTTACCTTGTGCTCTATTCGGAGGGGGATTACAAAAGGTCTCTAGAAACCCTGCGAGAGAGGAGATGA
- the acs gene encoding acetate--CoA ligase, whose amino-acid sequence MQIGEGFLKERYLPMKAFREEHRKSIENIEEFWAEQAKVLDWFKTWEKVLDDSKAPFFRWFVGGQLNASYNALDRHVKAGKRNRAAIIWESERGETRTLTYYELYREVNRFASALKNLGVEKGDRVVIYMPLVPEVVIAMLASARIGAIHSVVFSGFSAEALATRINDAKAKVVITADYLYRRGKKLNLKEIVDKALLETPSVESVVVLRREENGVNMVEGRDYDWNELLDGAERYVEPVPVESNHPLFILYTSGTTGKPKGIVHSTGGYLVYVAKTMEWAWGITESDLFWNTADVGWITGHSYLVYGPLTLGLTVMMYEGALNYPKPDRPWELVEKHGVTIFYTAPTAIRMLMRYGDEWVKKHDLSSLRLLGSVGEPINPRAWKWYYEVVGGGRCPIIDTWWQTETGGYMIYPSAGIQLPPLKPGSATFPGLGVDADVLRADGSLAEPNERGYLVIKKPWPGMLLGIWGDDERYIRTYWKRFSRPDEGIWIYYPADYAMKDDEGYFWIFGRADEVLNVSGHRIGTAEIEHALVLHPAVAEAAVIGRPDEIKGEVPVAFVILKENCVPRESLKKELIDYVRETLGPIAAPAEVFFVNKLPKTRSGKIMRRVLKALASGKGLGDLSTLEDEASVEEVKKALEGFEMR is encoded by the coding sequence ATGCAGATAGGCGAAGGATTCCTCAAGGAGAGATACCTGCCGATGAAAGCCTTCAGGGAGGAGCACAGGAAGTCCATAGAGAACATCGAGGAGTTCTGGGCAGAGCAGGCGAAGGTTCTCGACTGGTTCAAGACCTGGGAGAAGGTCCTCGACGACTCAAAGGCGCCCTTCTTCCGCTGGTTCGTCGGAGGTCAGCTCAACGCGAGCTACAACGCCCTCGACAGGCACGTTAAGGCAGGAAAGAGAAACCGGGCCGCGATAATCTGGGAGAGCGAGCGCGGTGAGACGAGAACGCTCACCTACTACGAGCTCTACCGCGAGGTGAACCGCTTTGCCTCGGCCCTGAAAAACCTCGGCGTCGAGAAGGGCGACAGGGTCGTCATCTACATGCCCCTCGTCCCGGAGGTTGTCATAGCAATGCTCGCCAGCGCGAGGATTGGAGCGATTCACAGCGTCGTCTTCTCCGGCTTCTCGGCGGAAGCATTAGCAACGAGAATCAACGACGCCAAAGCCAAGGTCGTAATAACGGCAGACTACCTCTACAGGCGCGGTAAGAAGCTCAACCTCAAGGAGATAGTTGACAAGGCCCTCCTCGAAACGCCGAGCGTCGAAAGCGTCGTCGTCCTCAGGAGGGAGGAGAACGGCGTCAACATGGTCGAGGGCAGGGACTACGACTGGAACGAACTCCTCGACGGGGCCGAGCGCTACGTTGAGCCCGTTCCGGTCGAGAGCAACCACCCGTTATTCATCCTCTACACGAGTGGAACAACCGGAAAGCCCAAGGGAATCGTCCACTCCACCGGCGGCTACCTCGTCTACGTGGCAAAGACGATGGAGTGGGCGTGGGGAATAACCGAGAGCGACCTCTTCTGGAACACCGCAGATGTTGGCTGGATAACGGGCCACAGTTACCTCGTCTACGGGCCCTTAACGCTCGGCCTGACCGTGATGATGTACGAAGGTGCCTTGAACTATCCAAAGCCCGACAGGCCCTGGGAGCTGGTGGAGAAGCACGGGGTAACGATATTCTACACAGCCCCAACAGCAATCAGAATGCTCATGCGCTACGGCGACGAGTGGGTGAAGAAGCACGACCTCTCAAGTTTAAGGCTCCTCGGTTCGGTCGGCGAGCCGATTAACCCGAGGGCCTGGAAGTGGTACTATGAAGTCGTTGGCGGTGGAAGGTGCCCGATAATCGACACTTGGTGGCAGACCGAGACCGGTGGCTACATGATTTATCCCTCTGCTGGGATACAGTTGCCCCCGCTTAAGCCCGGCTCGGCTACTTTTCCGGGCCTCGGCGTCGATGCTGACGTTCTCAGGGCCGATGGAAGTCTGGCGGAGCCGAACGAGCGCGGTTACCTCGTGATAAAGAAGCCCTGGCCGGGAATGCTCCTCGGAATCTGGGGCGACGACGAGCGCTACATTAGGACCTACTGGAAGCGCTTCAGCAGGCCCGACGAGGGAATCTGGATTTACTATCCAGCTGACTATGCGATGAAAGACGACGAGGGCTACTTCTGGATATTCGGCAGGGCCGACGAGGTGCTTAACGTTTCGGGCCACAGAATTGGGACGGCCGAGATAGAGCATGCTTTGGTCCTCCACCCGGCAGTTGCCGAGGCGGCAGTAATCGGAAGGCCCGACGAGATTAAGGGCGAAGTGCCGGTGGCTTTTGTAATCCTCAAGGAGAACTGCGTTCCGAGGGAGAGCCTGAAGAAGGAACTCATAGACTACGTCAGGGAAACCCTCGGACCGATAGCGGCTCCGGCGGAGGTATTCTTCGTCAACAAACTGCCGAAGACGAGGAGCGGGAAGATAATGCGTCGCGTCCTAAAGGCCCTCGCCAGCGGAAAGGGACTCGGCGACCTCTCAACGCTGGAAGATGAGGCGAGCGTGGAAGAAGTGAAAAAAGCTTTAGAAGGCTTCGAGATGCGCTGA
- a CDS encoding bifunctional ADP-dependent NAD(P)H-hydrate dehydratase/NAD(P)H-hydrate epimerase, which yields MRIEDVYVWDINAKWLGITPYQLMENAGAGVARTIEERFGKGLRIAVFSGTGNNGGDGFVAARHLSFENDVTVFLVGDEAKIRSEEARHNWEILKGLDFVKIKVLKDSAYIRSLDLNGYDVIVDALLGAGTRGEPREPVRSAIQKINEYAGKAKIVSVDLPSGYPSEVRVKADFAVTFQWDKEEYEGFERVVVKIGYPRELYHLVGPGDAKFALRKRGQHKGQNGRLLVIGGSSSYYGAPYLASRGASYIVDLVYLAMPAEPAKRISDPDLILRPFPGGNFSTEHLDNLLELAEKADAVVIGPGICLAEETKEFVRAFVARCEKPMVIDADGLKAIAEDLGVLKGKTFVLTPHAGEFKALFGVKPPEELIERAELVKEKAGKIGGVILLKGAYDIISDGETWKYNRTGNRGMTTGGTGDVLAGLVGALLALGNEPLRAASVGAFLNGLAGDLVKEELGENFTALELAKRIPKAIKWVEEF from the coding sequence ATGAGAATCGAGGACGTTTACGTATGGGACATAAACGCTAAGTGGCTCGGCATAACCCCCTACCAGCTTATGGAGAACGCCGGCGCCGGCGTCGCGAGAACGATAGAGGAGCGCTTTGGAAAGGGTCTCAGGATTGCGGTCTTCTCGGGAACCGGAAACAACGGCGGGGACGGCTTCGTCGCCGCGAGGCATCTTAGCTTCGAGAACGACGTCACGGTTTTTCTGGTTGGCGACGAGGCTAAGATAAGGAGCGAGGAAGCTAGGCACAACTGGGAAATCCTGAAGGGCCTCGACTTCGTGAAAATCAAGGTTCTCAAAGATTCCGCCTACATAAGGTCCCTCGACCTGAACGGTTACGACGTCATCGTCGATGCCCTCCTCGGAGCGGGCACGAGGGGCGAGCCGAGAGAGCCGGTACGCTCGGCAATCCAGAAAATAAATGAGTACGCCGGAAAGGCAAAGATAGTTAGCGTCGACCTGCCGAGCGGTTACCCATCGGAGGTTCGCGTTAAAGCTGACTTCGCCGTCACCTTCCAGTGGGACAAGGAGGAGTATGAGGGCTTTGAGAGGGTTGTAGTTAAGATAGGATATCCCAGGGAGCTCTACCACCTCGTCGGGCCGGGTGATGCCAAGTTCGCGCTCAGGAAGAGGGGCCAGCACAAGGGACAGAACGGCAGACTGCTCGTCATCGGTGGTAGCTCAAGCTATTACGGCGCACCGTACCTCGCCTCCAGGGGGGCGAGCTACATCGTTGACCTCGTTTACCTCGCGATGCCTGCTGAACCTGCGAAGAGGATAAGCGACCCGGACCTGATTCTCCGGCCCTTCCCGGGCGGGAACTTCTCGACCGAGCACCTTGATAACCTGCTCGAGCTGGCCGAGAAAGCAGATGCAGTCGTCATCGGGCCCGGAATATGTCTCGCCGAGGAGACTAAGGAGTTCGTGAGGGCCTTTGTGGCACGCTGTGAGAAGCCGATGGTCATCGATGCGGACGGATTAAAAGCGATAGCAGAGGATTTGGGCGTTCTCAAGGGTAAGACCTTCGTCCTAACGCCCCACGCAGGTGAGTTCAAAGCCCTCTTCGGCGTCAAGCCCCCGGAGGAGCTGATTGAGCGGGCAGAGCTGGTCAAGGAGAAGGCCGGGAAAATTGGCGGTGTAATCCTCCTCAAAGGGGCATACGACATCATAAGCGACGGTGAAACCTGGAAGTACAACAGGACAGGCAACAGGGGCATGACGACCGGTGGAACGGGCGACGTCTTGGCCGGCCTCGTCGGGGCCCTGCTCGCGCTCGGTAACGAACCGCTTAGGGCCGCCTCGGTCGGTGCCTTCCTCAACGGCCTCG
- a CDS encoding Mrp/NBP35 family ATP-binding protein: protein MTIKAPTLNVPGLGTDPLTQRIKEKQEKWKYKIAVLSGKGGVGKSTVAVNLAAALAKKGYYVGLLDADIHGPNVAKMLGVDKADVLAERMEDGRFEMLPPMNDFLGQITPIKVMSMGFLVPEDQPIIWRGALVTKAIKQLLGDVKWGELDFMIIDFPPGTGDEILTVVQNVQLDAAVIVTTPQEVALLDTGKAVNMMKKMEVPYIAVVENMSYLICPHCGNEIDLFGKGGGKKLAEKEGVDFLGEVPIDLKAREASDAGIPIVLYGDTPAAKAFMEIAERLVKKLEELKGKNEGQEKTE from the coding sequence ATGACGATTAAGGCTCCAACGCTCAACGTTCCCGGTCTCGGTACCGACCCGCTGACCCAGAGGATAAAGGAGAAGCAGGAGAAGTGGAAGTACAAGATAGCGGTTCTCAGCGGCAAGGGCGGCGTTGGAAAGAGCACCGTCGCGGTGAACCTCGCGGCTGCCCTCGCGAAGAAGGGCTACTACGTCGGCCTGCTCGACGCGGACATACACGGGCCCAACGTCGCTAAAATGCTCGGCGTTGACAAGGCAGACGTTTTAGCCGAGCGTATGGAGGACGGCCGCTTTGAGATGCTCCCGCCCATGAACGACTTCCTCGGCCAGATAACGCCGATTAAGGTCATGAGCATGGGCTTCCTCGTCCCCGAGGACCAGCCGATAATCTGGCGCGGTGCCCTCGTTACCAAGGCCATCAAACAACTCCTCGGCGACGTCAAGTGGGGCGAGCTCGACTTCATGATAATCGACTTTCCACCGGGGACCGGTGACGAAATCCTGACGGTCGTTCAGAACGTCCAGCTCGACGCCGCTGTCATCGTCACTACTCCGCAGGAGGTTGCTTTACTTGACACCGGCAAGGCAGTGAACATGATGAAGAAGATGGAAGTGCCCTACATCGCGGTCGTCGAGAACATGAGCTACCTCATCTGCCCGCACTGCGGCAACGAGATCGACCTCTTCGGCAAAGGTGGCGGCAAGAAGCTCGCCGAGAAGGAGGGAGTTGATTTCCTCGGTGAAGTCCCAATAGACCTCAAGGCGAGGGAAGCCAGCGATGCGGGGATTCCCATAGTGCTCTACGGCGACACCCCAGCGGCCAAGGCCTTCATGGAAATAGCTGAGAGGCTCGTGAAGAAGCTCGAGGAGCTCAAGGGTAAAAACGAGGGGCAGGAGAAAACCGAGTGA
- the tfe gene encoding transcription factor E: protein MARKKRLDKDLIDLAMEIGGEEAVEIVKALAERKDATDEELAESTGIRINTVRKVLYTLYDMGLADFKRIRDKETGWYYYYWNLDLRRLPDIMRARKMEELKKLKKMLEEESGAIYYWCGNPGHPRLTFDEAMEYEFQCPICGEILMQYDNSEIIEDLKRRIEELELELGLKKSKKAKKSSGKSGKSGKSSRGKSRKSSKATSKAAEAAA from the coding sequence GTGGCAAGGAAAAAGAGACTTGACAAGGATCTCATTGACCTCGCGATGGAGATCGGAGGCGAGGAGGCGGTTGAGATAGTCAAGGCTCTCGCGGAGCGGAAGGACGCCACCGACGAAGAGCTTGCGGAGAGCACTGGAATACGAATAAACACCGTTCGAAAGGTTCTCTACACCCTTTACGACATGGGACTCGCCGATTTTAAGCGCATACGCGACAAGGAAACGGGCTGGTACTACTATTACTGGAACCTCGATCTCAGGAGACTGCCAGACATTATGCGGGCCAGGAAAATGGAAGAGCTCAAGAAGCTGAAGAAAATGCTCGAGGAGGAATCGGGAGCGATCTACTACTGGTGCGGCAACCCGGGGCATCCGAGGCTGACCTTCGACGAGGCCATGGAGTACGAGTTCCAGTGCCCCATATGCGGTGAAATCCTGATGCAGTACGACAACAGTGAGATAATCGAGGATCTCAAGCGAAGGATCGAGGAGCTTGAACTCGAACTCGGATTGAAGAAATCAAAGAAGGCCAAGAAATCCTCAGGGAAGTCTGGAAAATCTGGAAAGTCCTCGAGGGGCAAATCCAGAAAATCCTCAAAGGCAACCTCCAAGGCGGCAGAGGCCGCCGCGTGA
- a CDS encoding P-loop NTPase — translation MKVLVSGKGGCGKSTISAMLGKYLAGKGYRVLIIDADESNPGLYRMLGLPKVKTLAEHLGGKKRAKILMAAEGQGELDEELFNWTLDEIPEEILARKGNLAVLTIGKIEEAEEGCACPYGFLARKLLEGIKLKENEVIIVDTEAGIEHFGRGVDRYVDVVIDVAEPSAESIELSKKIKALSESLGLKHVLVLNKALPGVVEELPVKPDVVIPFDQNFILEGLKGKEVEPIGQIEELWRIING, via the coding sequence GGCGGCTGTGGAAAGAGCACGATAAGCGCGATGCTCGGCAAGTATCTGGCCGGAAAAGGCTACCGCGTGCTAATAATAGATGCTGACGAGTCCAACCCGGGCCTTTACCGGATGCTCGGCCTCCCGAAGGTGAAAACCCTCGCCGAGCACCTCGGAGGGAAGAAGAGAGCCAAAATCCTCATGGCGGCTGAAGGACAGGGTGAACTCGACGAAGAGCTCTTCAACTGGACGCTCGACGAGATTCCTGAGGAGATTCTGGCCAGGAAGGGCAACCTCGCCGTTCTGACAATCGGGAAGATTGAAGAGGCTGAAGAGGGCTGTGCCTGCCCCTATGGATTCCTTGCCAGAAAGCTCCTCGAGGGCATAAAGCTGAAGGAGAACGAGGTCATCATCGTAGACACCGAGGCGGGCATAGAGCACTTCGGAAGGGGCGTTGACAGGTACGTTGACGTTGTCATCGACGTCGCAGAGCCATCGGCCGAGTCCATAGAGCTTTCGAAGAAGATAAAAGCGCTGAGCGAGAGCCTCGGCCTGAAGCACGTCCTCGTTCTCAACAAAGCCCTGCCCGGCGTCGTGGAGGAACTGCCGGTCAAGCCCGACGTTGTAATTCCCTTCGACCAGAACTTCATACTCGAGGGCCTGAAGGGCAAGGAAGTTGAGCCGATAGGGCAGATAGAAGAACTCTGGAGGATAATCAACGGATGA